In a genomic window of Sphingomonas lutea:
- a CDS encoding WGxxGxxG family protein: MMRYATPLMIALAFAVSAPALAQETNAADNAMANAADPAAIEANAMAVDPALANDVAMAPAPAPATDPSLAPTAAPEEDNDGGGFPWGLLGLLGLVGLIPRSRN, encoded by the coding sequence ATGATGCGGTACGCGACCCCGTTGATGATTGCCCTGGCTTTTGCCGTTTCCGCGCCGGCCCTGGCGCAGGAAACCAACGCCGCCGACAACGCCATGGCAAATGCCGCCGATCCGGCAGCGATCGAGGCCAATGCGATGGCGGTTGATCCGGCCCTCGCTAACGACGTGGCGATGGCTCCGGCCCCCGCCCCGGCCACCGATCCTTCGCTTGCACCCACGGCGGCACCGGAGGAAGACAATGACGGCGGCGGATTCCCGTGGGGACTCCTTGGATTGCTCGGCCTGGTCGGCCTAATCCCGCGCTCGCGCAACTAA
- the metC gene encoding cystathionine beta-lyase yields the protein MTDPPHRDATRLVEAGRRKAWRGRLVNPPVERASTILFDSVAELDGGQARLGEYRYGLQGTATHWALSDALTELEPGAAGTALFSSGLSAITTALLAVLRSGDELLVTDSVYGPTRKFCDTLLGRYGVATRYYDPLVGAGIAELIVPSTRAILLESPGTLTMEVQDVPAICAVARERGIVTLIDNTWATPLLFPALAAGVDISIMALTKYVGGHADVMLGSVTAGEAHFDRLQTISWDLGHAVSPDDAFLASRGLRTMGLRLKQHEANAREVANWLAEQPQVGRMLHPAFDSCPGHDNWVRDFKGSSGLFSFEFRGDEAARRRFIDSLELFGIGYSWGGFESLVLPADPVRTVSEPPAANLVRLHVGLEDPRDLIADLANAFKAAA from the coding sequence ATGACAGACCCTCCGCACCGCGACGCGACCCGGCTGGTCGAAGCCGGCCGCCGCAAGGCGTGGCGCGGGCGACTGGTGAATCCGCCGGTCGAGCGTGCCTCGACGATCCTGTTCGATAGCGTCGCCGAGCTCGACGGCGGGCAAGCCCGCCTTGGCGAATATCGCTATGGCCTGCAGGGCACCGCCACCCATTGGGCCTTGTCGGATGCCCTGACGGAGCTCGAGCCCGGCGCGGCCGGAACGGCGCTCTTTTCGTCGGGGCTGTCTGCCATCACCACGGCCTTGCTTGCCGTTCTGCGGTCGGGCGACGAACTGCTGGTCACCGACAGCGTCTACGGCCCGACGCGCAAGTTCTGCGACACTTTGCTCGGCCGCTACGGCGTCGCCACCCGCTACTACGACCCGTTAGTCGGCGCAGGGATAGCCGAGCTGATCGTCCCGTCCACCCGTGCCATTCTGCTGGAAAGCCCGGGCACCCTTACCATGGAGGTCCAGGACGTTCCCGCAATCTGCGCGGTGGCGCGCGAGCGGGGAATCGTCACGCTGATCGACAACACCTGGGCGACCCCCCTGCTGTTCCCGGCGCTGGCCGCCGGCGTCGACATCAGCATCATGGCGCTGACTAAATATGTCGGGGGACATGCGGACGTCATGCTCGGGTCTGTGACGGCGGGCGAGGCGCATTTCGACCGATTGCAGACGATCAGCTGGGATCTGGGCCATGCCGTGTCGCCCGACGACGCTTTTCTCGCCTCGCGCGGCTTGCGCACGATGGGGCTTCGCCTCAAGCAGCACGAAGCCAACGCGCGCGAAGTTGCCAATTGGCTGGCCGAGCAGCCCCAGGTCGGGCGGATGCTCCACCCGGCGTTCGATTCCTGTCCAGGCCACGACAATTGGGTCCGCGACTTCAAAGGCTCGTCGGGGCTCTTTTCCTTCGAGTTCCGCGGTGACGAGGCAGCGCGGAGGCGCTTCATCGACAGCCTGGAACTTTTCGGCATCGGCTATAGCTGGGGCGGGTTCGAAAGCCTGGTCCTCCCCGCCGATCCCGTGCGCACCGTTTCGGAACCGCCCGCAGCCAATCTCGTCCGGCTCCACGTCGGCCTGGAGGACCCGCGCGACCTCATCGCCGACCTCGCCAACGCCTTCAAAGCGGCGGCCTGA
- a CDS encoding class I SAM-dependent methyltransferase yields the protein MTVRWMSALAGLGVLALTVPGASAQTSAPAFRYSAPLKAAVADARRTPENVLRDRYRHPYETLRFFGVEPNDTVVEIWPSRGWYTEILAPYLSAGGGKLLLATPNGQLGPIAQMQKAHPAIYGNLSAGVFPAFTPDVTRIPDGTADVVLTFRNVHNWRMGSGHAEKQDYSADAFRQMYAMLKPGGVLGVVDHRLPESASDERERTSGYVKVSTVRRLAEAAGFRLAGSSEVNANPKDTTDWPRGVWTLPPAYRLGDQDKAKYAAVGESDRMTLKFVKPR from the coding sequence ATGACCGTTCGATGGATGTCCGCGCTCGCCGGGCTTGGCGTGCTCGCGCTTACTGTTCCCGGCGCAAGCGCCCAGACCAGCGCCCCCGCCTTCAGATATTCCGCACCGCTCAAGGCCGCCGTGGCGGATGCGCGCCGCACGCCCGAGAATGTCCTCCGCGACCGTTATCGGCATCCCTATGAAACGCTGCGCTTCTTCGGGGTCGAGCCCAACGACACAGTCGTCGAAATCTGGCCTTCGCGCGGCTGGTACACCGAAATCCTGGCCCCCTATCTCTCCGCAGGGGGCGGCAAGCTTCTGCTCGCGACGCCCAACGGCCAGCTCGGCCCCATTGCCCAGATGCAGAAGGCCCACCCCGCCATCTACGGCAACCTGTCGGCCGGGGTGTTCCCGGCGTTCACCCCGGACGTGACGCGCATTCCCGATGGCACGGCCGACGTCGTCCTCACCTTCCGCAACGTCCACAATTGGCGGATGGGCAGCGGCCATGCCGAAAAGCAGGACTATAGCGCCGACGCCTTCCGCCAGATGTACGCGATGCTCAAGCCCGGCGGCGTGCTCGGCGTGGTCGACCATCGCCTTCCCGAAAGCGCCAGCGATGAGCGCGAGCGCACCAGCGGCTACGTCAAGGTGTCGACCGTGCGCCGTCTGGCCGAGGCCGCCGGTTTTCGCCTCGCCGGATCGTCGGAGGTCAATGCCAATCCCAAGGACACCACCGACTGGCCGCGCGGCGTGTGGACCCTGCCCCCGGCCTATCGGCTCGGCGACCAGGACAAGGCCAAATATGCCGCCGTTGGCGAAAGCGACCGCATGACTCTGAAGTTCGTCAAACCGCGCTGA
- a CDS encoding DsrE family protein: protein MKSHLVLVGALAGLVSSPALADASKFSHGPVIQGFGAVAKVDADLAIPANLDHKIAYDIGSGSPGTKSKGLDGVARLINMLAANGVPMSRIHPAVVVHNAALWDVTTDAKYTQQFGTANPNTELVKQLLAKGVPIYVCGQSAAMSDVAKADLIPGVKVALSAMNAHAILDSQGYSLNPF from the coding sequence ATGAAATCGCATCTCGTCCTGGTGGGCGCGTTGGCAGGGCTGGTGTCGTCGCCGGCCCTCGCCGACGCCAGCAAGTTCAGCCATGGTCCGGTGATCCAGGGCTTTGGCGCGGTCGCCAAGGTCGATGCCGATCTCGCGATTCCGGCCAACCTCGACCACAAGATCGCCTACGACATTGGCAGCGGGTCGCCAGGAACGAAGAGCAAGGGCCTTGATGGCGTTGCCCGGCTGATCAACATGCTGGCTGCGAACGGTGTGCCGATGTCGCGAATTCATCCCGCGGTCGTGGTCCATAATGCCGCGCTTTGGGACGTTACGACGGACGCGAAATATACCCAGCAGTTCGGAACCGCGAACCCGAATACGGAACTGGTCAAGCAATTGCTCGCCAAAGGCGTGCCGATCTACGTTTGTGGGCAGTCGGCGGCGATGTCGGACGTCGCCAAGGCCGACCTCATTCCCGGGGTGAAAGTGGCGCTGTCGGCGATGAACGCCCATGCCATCCTGGACAGCCAGGGCTATTCGCTCAATCCGTTCTGA
- a CDS encoding vanadium-dependent haloperoxidase has protein sequence MAAVATPARADTVCEWMDLAAKVETAGVAAQKLVVRTGVYDRAQTQVALAMFEALNAIDHRYESYVGMTAHDPRASQDAAAVTAAYQVLLAHFPSQKTSLDEGYANAMEGVTDSAARDAGRRLGELAAQAALKSGIVDPAVTQVPYRPRTAPGVWTATELPVFSPSYVAQKPWILSRIDQFRPAPPPALTSETYTRGFNEVKALGGKSSKARTPHQARMARYRINADMLPAMRQVTDQVGRRLVDNARLFALYGMIDDEVMLANAEAKLHYNFWRPVTAIRNADQDGNPATESDPAWEPLINTPNHPEYPCAHCTQAAATAELMKREYGNAPASGVRISSLSLPNAVVQVHPTWDKWAEEVSASRVLGGVHYRFSNEAGEKMGREIAREALRKVMRPLRK, from the coding sequence ATGGCAGCCGTAGCCACACCCGCGCGCGCCGATACGGTGTGCGAATGGATGGACCTTGCAGCCAAGGTTGAAACCGCCGGCGTCGCAGCGCAAAAATTGGTGGTCCGCACCGGGGTCTATGATCGTGCGCAAACCCAGGTGGCGCTGGCAATGTTCGAAGCGTTGAACGCGATCGACCACCGCTATGAATCTTACGTCGGCATGACTGCTCACGATCCCCGCGCTTCGCAGGATGCCGCTGCGGTCACTGCGGCGTACCAAGTTCTCCTCGCCCACTTCCCGAGCCAGAAAACGAGCCTCGACGAGGGTTATGCCAATGCGATGGAAGGCGTGACCGACTCCGCCGCGCGCGACGCCGGTCGCCGGCTTGGCGAGCTTGCGGCGCAAGCGGCGCTGAAGTCAGGTATCGTCGACCCCGCGGTCACGCAGGTGCCCTACCGCCCGCGCACCGCGCCAGGCGTCTGGACGGCGACCGAACTACCGGTCTTTTCCCCCTCCTACGTCGCCCAGAAGCCGTGGATCCTCAGCCGCATCGATCAGTTCCGTCCGGCCCCGCCCCCGGCGCTGACCAGCGAGACCTACACGCGCGGCTTCAATGAGGTGAAGGCGCTGGGCGGCAAGTCGAGTAAGGCGCGTACCCCACACCAGGCGCGCATGGCGCGTTACCGGATTAATGCCGACATGTTGCCCGCCATGCGCCAGGTGACCGACCAGGTGGGCCGGCGGCTGGTCGACAATGCCCGGCTGTTCGCGCTGTACGGCATGATCGACGACGAAGTGATGCTCGCCAATGCCGAGGCCAAGCTTCATTATAACTTCTGGCGGCCGGTGACCGCGATCCGCAACGCCGACCAGGACGGCAATCCGGCGACCGAATCCGACCCCGCGTGGGAACCGCTGATTAACACGCCCAATCACCCCGAATATCCGTGCGCGCATTGCACGCAAGCCGCGGCAACGGCCGAGCTGATGAAGCGCGAATATGGCAATGCACCCGCGTCGGGAGTGCGCATCTCCTCGCTGTCGCTGCCCAATGCGGTCGTCCAGGTGCATCCGACCTGGGATAAATGGGCGGAAGAGGTCAGCGCGTCACGCGTGCTGGGCGGGGTTCATTATCGCTTTTCGAACGAGGCGGGCGAGAAGATGGGCCGCGAGATCGCGCGGGAAGCGCTGCGCAAGGTCATGCGGCCGCTCAGAAAGTAA
- a CDS encoding DUF3775 domain-containing protein translates to MDPLTSLDTLCRIILRAREYEAQTATDYDGNEAAENVDDDEEGTLSVLDDTINDSVEEELKAALEDLGEDQLAEVMAFCWVGQGTYDSSDWDEAMEEAQSLVSDGASGAISELVDMPMLASVLESGMAAFDLSCDGIGELS, encoded by the coding sequence ATGGACCCGCTGACCTCGCTCGACACCCTCTGCCGGATCATCCTTCGAGCGCGCGAATATGAAGCGCAGACCGCGACCGATTACGACGGCAACGAAGCTGCCGAGAATGTCGACGACGACGAGGAAGGCACTTTGTCCGTCCTCGACGACACCATCAATGACAGTGTCGAGGAAGAGTTGAAGGCCGCGCTCGAGGATCTGGGCGAAGACCAGCTGGCGGAAGTCATGGCCTTCTGTTGGGTCGGCCAGGGCACCTACGACAGCAGCGACTGGGACGAGGCGATGGAAGAAGCGCAGTCGCTGGTCAGTGACGGCGCCAGCGGCGCGATCAGCGAATTGGTCGATATGCCGATGCTCGCCTCGGTGCTGGAATCGGGCATGGCCGCCTTCGACCTTAGCTGCGACGGGATTGGCGAACTCAGCTAG
- a CDS encoding 2'-5' RNA ligase family protein: MAGALIVTAELAQADFAWLDRLRRAHFPPERNHLSAHLTMFHALPPSTEQEVCARLKDFGRDPPPDASIAGLMNLGGGVAYRVVSPDLDRIRAELAAAFHGLLSAQDSGGWRPHVTIQNKVPAKVARTLLESLQSDFVPKPLGISGLGLHRYLGGPWEVVAISRFRGR, from the coding sequence ATGGCCGGGGCGCTGATCGTCACGGCCGAACTGGCGCAGGCAGATTTCGCCTGGCTCGACCGGTTGCGCCGCGCGCACTTCCCGCCTGAGCGCAATCATCTGTCTGCCCATCTCACGATGTTTCACGCGCTGCCGCCGTCAACCGAGCAAGAGGTTTGCGCGCGACTCAAAGACTTCGGCCGAGATCCGCCGCCGGACGCATCGATCGCTGGCTTGATGAACCTTGGCGGCGGAGTCGCCTATCGCGTGGTATCGCCAGATCTCGACCGCATCCGCGCCGAGCTTGCCGCGGCCTTTCACGGCCTGCTCAGCGCGCAGGATTCGGGCGGCTGGCGCCCCCACGTGACGATCCAGAACAAGGTGCCAGCCAAGGTGGCGCGGACGCTCCTCGAGTCCCTGCAGTCGGACTTCGTGCCAAAACCTCTTGGGATCAGCGGCCTCGGGCTCCACCGCTATCTCGGCGGGCCTTGGGAGGTAGTCGCGATCTCTCGATTCCGCGGCCGCTAG
- a CDS encoding PRC-barrel domain-containing protein encodes MVDGQGGKLGQAIDAMAGCRSGRLAYVVVGEGGVAGVGETLRRLPWDRAHVDGERIVVAIDPSEFAKLDKLPKDQWPGR; translated from the coding sequence GTGGTCGACGGGCAAGGCGGGAAGCTCGGTCAGGCGATCGACGCCATGGCGGGCTGCCGCAGCGGACGCCTAGCTTACGTGGTGGTCGGCGAGGGCGGGGTGGCCGGTGTCGGCGAAACGCTGCGCCGACTCCCTTGGGATCGCGCCCATGTCGATGGGGAGCGGATCGTCGTGGCGATCGACCCCAGCGAATTTGCGAAGCTCGACAAGCTGCCGAAGGATCAATGGCCGGGGCGCTGA
- a CDS encoding potassium transporter Kup, whose amino-acid sequence MSTTASAGAESSAPADNPHGHAHGPLSKLVIGAIGVVYGDIGTSPIYAFRETFAGHHTLAPDRLHIFGVLSLIFWSMMIIVSLKYLTVIMRADNKGEGGSLALLALINRSIGKEKRWTAWIVLLGVFATALFYGDSMITPAISVLSAVEGLTTVNANLQPFVVPIAVGILVGLFSIQSRGTAKVGSMFGPVMFVYFLTLATLGVWHVLDYPSVLLAMLNPFNAVNFFLQEPLRAFFAMGSVVLAVTGAEALYADMGHFGRKPIRVSWVTFVMPALLLNYLGQGAMLLAQPAAQAIETVRNPFFYLAPEMLRLPLVLLATAATVIASQAVITGAFSVTQQAIQLGFIPRLRILHTSERAAGQIYIPLVNWALLVMVLLLVITFQSSSNLAAAYGIAVTGAMLIDSVLIAVVLLMMWKWNRWLSIGLLALFFTIDLLYFSANMLKVPDGGWFPLLVGVVAFTLLTTWASGRKLMIDRMSEASLPMEIFIKSAAPSAARVQGTAVFMTSSASGVPHALLHNLKHNKVLHERVILLTVKIEDVPYVPAEKRSEAKDYGSGFYRVILRYGFMEEVAVPDALAQLKECGPQCKTMDTSFFLARQTLLPSAKRPGMALWRERLFAWMLRNSVSAMEFFKLPTNRVVELGSQLEI is encoded by the coding sequence ATGAGCACGACAGCTTCTGCCGGCGCCGAATCTTCAGCGCCAGCTGACAATCCGCATGGGCATGCCCATGGCCCGCTGAGCAAGCTGGTCATCGGCGCCATCGGGGTCGTCTACGGCGATATCGGCACGTCGCCGATCTACGCCTTTCGCGAGACCTTCGCCGGGCATCATACGCTGGCGCCAGACCGGCTCCACATCTTCGGCGTGCTCAGCCTGATCTTCTGGTCGATGATGATCATCGTCAGCCTGAAATACCTGACGGTCATCATGCGGGCCGACAACAAGGGCGAGGGCGGCAGCCTGGCGCTGCTGGCCCTGATCAACCGTTCGATTGGCAAAGAGAAGCGCTGGACGGCGTGGATCGTCCTGCTCGGCGTGTTCGCCACCGCCTTGTTCTACGGCGATTCCATGATCACGCCGGCGATCTCGGTGCTGTCGGCGGTCGAGGGGCTGACCACCGTGAATGCCAATCTGCAGCCGTTCGTGGTGCCGATTGCGGTCGGCATCCTGGTTGGCCTGTTTTCGATCCAGTCGCGCGGCACGGCCAAGGTCGGGTCAATGTTCGGCCCGGTGATGTTTGTCTATTTCCTGACGCTGGCAACGCTCGGCGTATGGCACGTGCTCGATTACCCGAGCGTGCTGCTGGCGATGCTCAACCCGTTCAACGCGGTCAATTTCTTCCTGCAAGAGCCACTGCGCGCCTTCTTCGCCATGGGCTCGGTCGTGTTGGCGGTGACGGGCGCCGAGGCGCTGTACGCGGACATGGGGCATTTCGGGCGCAAGCCGATCCGCGTGTCGTGGGTCACCTTCGTCATGCCCGCGCTGCTTCTCAACTATCTGGGCCAAGGGGCGATGTTGCTTGCGCAGCCCGCGGCCCAGGCGATCGAGACGGTCCGCAACCCCTTCTTTTATCTGGCGCCCGAAATGCTTCGGCTGCCGCTGGTGCTGCTTGCTACGGCCGCAACGGTCATCGCCAGCCAGGCGGTCATCACCGGCGCCTTCTCGGTCACGCAGCAAGCAATCCAGCTCGGCTTCATCCCGCGCCTGCGCATTCTCCACACCAGCGAGCGCGCGGCCGGGCAAATCTACATTCCGCTCGTCAATTGGGCGCTTCTGGTGATGGTCCTGCTTTTGGTCATTACTTTCCAAAGCTCGTCGAACCTGGCGGCGGCGTACGGGATCGCAGTGACCGGCGCGATGCTGATCGACAGCGTGCTCATCGCCGTCGTGCTGCTGATGATGTGGAAATGGAACCGCTGGCTGTCGATTGGCCTGCTCGCCCTCTTTTTCACCATCGACCTGCTCTACTTCTCGGCGAATATGCTGAAGGTGCCCGACGGGGGCTGGTTCCCCCTGCTCGTCGGGGTCGTCGCCTTCACCCTGCTCACCACCTGGGCAAGCGGGCGCAAGTTGATGATCGACCGCATGAGCGAAGCCAGCCTGCCGATGGAAATCTTCATCAAATCGGCCGCGCCGAGCGCTGCACGCGTGCAAGGCACGGCGGTGTTCATGACCAGTTCGGCGAGCGGGGTGCCGCACGCGCTGCTGCACAACCTCAAGCACAACAAGGTTCTTCACGAGCGGGTGATCCTGCTCACGGTCAAGATCGAGGACGTGCCCTATGTGCCGGCCGAAAAGCGCTCGGAAGCGAAGGACTACGGGTCGGGTTTCTACCGCGTGATCCTGCGCTACGGCTTCATGGAAGAGGTCGCGGTGCCTGACGCCTTGGCTCAGCTCAAGGAATGTGGGCCGCAATGCAAGACGATGGACACCAGCTTCTTCCTTGCTCGCCAGACCTTGCTGCCGTCGGCCAAGCGGCCCGGCATGGCGCTGTGGCGCGAGCGGCTGTTCGCCTGGATGTTGCGCAATTCGGTCAGTGCGATGGAATTCTTCAAGTTGCCGACCAATCGCGTGGTCGAGCTTGGCAGCCAGCTGGAAATCTGA
- the ald gene encoding alanine dehydrogenase, which yields MRVGVPKEIKNHEYRVGLTPASVAELVAAGHEVVVETKAGTGIDFSDKAYEKAGATILPSAAEVFETADMIVKVKEPQAPEIAMLRPKQILFTYLHLAPDPDQAKGLMESGATCIAYETVTSNSGALPLLKPMSEVAGRMSIQVGAHYLEKEQGGRGVLLGGVPGVAPAKVAILGGGVAGINAAQMATGQRADVTIYDINNDRLAELDMHFGSQIKTAFASKAAIAQAIQEAELVIGAVLVPGAAAPKLVTRDQLKTMKRGSVLVDIAIDQGGCFETSQATTHDDPVYEIDGVIHYCVANMPGAVARTSTFALNNATLPFALRIANLGAEAAMAADPHLAAGLNVSDGKIRHEAVAEALDLPFEAAA from the coding sequence ATGCGCGTCGGGGTGCCGAAGGAAATCAAGAATCACGAATATCGGGTCGGCCTGACCCCGGCCAGCGTCGCCGAGCTGGTTGCCGCCGGGCACGAGGTCGTGGTCGAAACCAAGGCCGGCACCGGCATCGATTTTTCGGACAAGGCTTACGAAAAGGCCGGCGCGACAATCCTGCCAAGCGCTGCCGAGGTGTTCGAGACGGCAGACATGATCGTCAAGGTCAAGGAGCCGCAGGCGCCCGAGATTGCGATGCTTCGGCCCAAGCAGATCCTGTTCACCTATCTTCACCTCGCGCCCGACCCGGACCAGGCCAAGGGGCTGATGGAATCGGGTGCGACGTGCATCGCCTATGAAACGGTCACGTCGAACAGTGGTGCCCTTCCTTTGCTCAAACCGATGAGTGAAGTCGCCGGGCGGATGAGCATCCAGGTCGGCGCACATTATCTTGAAAAGGAACAGGGCGGCCGCGGCGTCCTGCTCGGCGGCGTTCCAGGCGTTGCGCCGGCCAAGGTTGCGATCCTCGGTGGCGGCGTTGCGGGCATCAACGCCGCGCAGATGGCGACCGGGCAGCGCGCCGACGTCACCATCTACGACATCAACAATGATCGCCTGGCCGAACTCGACATGCATTTCGGCAGCCAGATCAAGACCGCCTTCGCGTCCAAGGCCGCAATCGCGCAGGCGATCCAGGAGGCCGAACTGGTGATCGGCGCGGTCCTCGTGCCTGGCGCGGCCGCGCCCAAGCTCGTCACGCGCGACCAGCTCAAGACCATGAAGCGCGGGTCGGTTCTAGTCGACATCGCGATCGACCAGGGCGGCTGCTTCGAAACGTCGCAGGCAACCACGCACGACGATCCGGTCTACGAAATCGACGGCGTCATCCATTATTGCGTCGCCAACATGCCGGGCGCGGTGGCGCGGACCAGCACCTTCGCGCTCAACAATGCGACATTGCCCTTCGCGCTTCGTATCGCGAACCTTGGCGCCGAGGCGGCGATGGCGGCGGACCCGCACCTCGCCGCCGGGCTCAACGTGTCTGACGGCAAGATTCGCCACGAAGCGGTCGCCGAAGCGCTCGACCTTCCATTCGAGGCCGCGGCCTAA
- a CDS encoding tetratricopeptide repeat protein, translating into MTAVALAILLALASAALAILGVRGRLLLICFGAMLVAAVGFVAATPTFADGNTAAARSVVPLTQARHAFYGSFGPGERWLIFAEGRARAGNTEDAVGLLQNAVRRYPGDPQLWVGLGNALVDHARGMTPPAQFAFDRAAQLSPGYPAPDFFRALALARYGDRAEAARIWRALLASAPADAGWRPMVVQGLALIGEPAPSR; encoded by the coding sequence ATGACGGCGGTCGCCCTCGCCATCTTGCTGGCACTTGCATCCGCGGCTTTGGCGATCCTCGGCGTGCGTGGCCGGTTGCTGCTGATCTGCTTCGGCGCGATGCTGGTTGCGGCCGTCGGCTTTGTCGCCGCCACACCCACCTTTGCCGACGGCAACACTGCAGCCGCGCGTAGCGTCGTGCCACTTACCCAGGCGCGCCATGCCTTCTACGGCAGCTTCGGGCCGGGCGAACGCTGGCTGATCTTCGCCGAAGGGCGCGCACGTGCGGGCAACACCGAAGATGCCGTCGGCCTGCTGCAGAATGCGGTGCGGCGCTACCCAGGCGATCCGCAATTATGGGTCGGTTTGGGTAACGCGCTGGTCGATCATGCGCGCGGCATGACTCCGCCCGCGCAATTCGCGTTCGATCGCGCGGCCCAGCTGTCGCCAGGCTATCCCGCGCCCGACTTCTTCCGCGCGCTCGCGCTCGCACGCTACGGCGACCGCGCCGAAGCCGCGCGGATCTGGCGTGCATTGCTGGCGTCGGCACCGGCCGATGCGGGCTGGCGTCCGATGGTGGTGCAGGGGCTCGCCCTGATCGGCGAGCCGGCACCGTCGCGTTAG
- a CDS encoding cytochrome c-type biogenesis CcmF C-terminal domain-containing protein — translation MIHQSALAALGLSGALAFVLLGVALSRSDADGGVEIAPIAIACAILAAPAVLLGISVTAVYMLVLATGVAVLARSRFSRAGQRGANILLSGIMGGLTVLFWLPPEAFATAQSAESLVMNGGLAVLAVAAAMAIFHDQRTRRRLAVAARPWALAAWSLLTLALLLGMVGSFALPSIPAAIGWSVASVTLHVIAVRGRRQRSLASAQQWGAAIAHGGVALALAGLIASLALAETRSLTLQEGQRGAIGPWLVQLNGITPAAGEGWVALEAELEASRGAGAQRLKPQQRYALGTAQPTAAVPAAHSLAVGRLGATLGPRQSDGGWPIRLTWRPFLGVVWAGLGLALIGAFTIAAARGWRWWRRRPETDFRRRSYA, via the coding sequence GTGATCCACCAGTCGGCGCTCGCGGCCCTTGGGCTGAGCGGCGCACTGGCGTTCGTGTTGCTGGGCGTAGCCTTGTCGAGGAGCGACGCCGATGGCGGTGTCGAGATCGCCCCCATCGCTATCGCCTGTGCGATCCTGGCGGCGCCAGCTGTGCTGCTCGGCATATCGGTCACCGCTGTCTACATGCTGGTCCTGGCAACGGGCGTGGCGGTCTTGGCGCGCTCGCGGTTCTCGCGAGCGGGCCAGCGCGGGGCGAATATCCTGCTCAGCGGTATCATGGGCGGATTAACGGTGCTCTTTTGGCTGCCACCCGAGGCTTTCGCGACTGCGCAATCCGCCGAAAGTCTGGTGATGAACGGCGGGCTCGCTGTCCTCGCGGTGGCGGCGGCGATGGCGATTTTCCACGATCAACGAACCAGGCGCCGCCTGGCGGTTGCCGCGCGGCCATGGGCACTTGCCGCCTGGAGTCTGCTGACCCTTGCCCTCCTTCTCGGAATGGTCGGCTCCTTCGCACTCCCGTCGATCCCCGCGGCGATTGGTTGGTCGGTCGCGAGCGTCACGCTGCACGTCATCGCCGTGCGGGGGCGCCGCCAAAGATCGCTCGCTTCGGCGCAGCAATGGGGCGCAGCAATCGCCCATGGTGGCGTTGCCCTTGCTCTTGCCGGGTTGATTGCGTCGCTCGCGCTGGCCGAAACGCGCTCACTTACGCTGCAGGAAGGGCAGCGGGGCGCGATCGGTCCGTGGCTGGTTCAGCTCAATGGAATCACGCCGGCCGCGGGTGAAGGCTGGGTTGCGCTGGAGGCTGAATTGGAGGCGTCGCGCGGGGCCGGCGCACAACGGCTCAAGCCGCAGCAGCGATACGCGTTGGGCACGGCGCAACCGACCGCAGCCGTCCCCGCAGCCCATTCGCTTGCGGTTGGCCGGCTCGGCGCGACTCTCGGCCCGCGTCAAAGCGATGGCGGATGGCCAATCCGCTTGACGTGGCGGCCATTCCTGGGCGTTGTTTGGGCCGGGCTGGGGCTCGCGCTGATTGGCGCGTTCACGATTGCCGCCGCGCGCGGCTGGCGATGGTGGCGGCGGCGGCCAGAGACCGATTTTCGGCGGCGGTCGTACGCATGA
- the ccmE gene encoding cytochrome c maturation protein CcmE produces MKPKNQRLVLVAAAMVAVLAAVLLAMWGLKDRASYFYTPADVAAGTAIEGRAVRLGGMVERGSIVRAPDGVTIRFVVTDGKASTPVTFRGIVPDLFREGSGVVAEGRLQGGTFVADNILAKHDERYMPPELGNLAAEEQADKTLEQ; encoded by the coding sequence ATGAAACCGAAGAACCAGCGCCTCGTCCTCGTCGCCGCGGCGATGGTCGCGGTGCTCGCCGCAGTGCTGCTGGCGATGTGGGGCCTTAAGGACCGTGCATCCTATTTCTATACGCCCGCCGACGTCGCCGCGGGGACGGCGATCGAGGGCCGCGCGGTTCGGCTTGGCGGCATGGTCGAGCGCGGCTCCATTGTGCGCGCCCCCGACGGCGTAACGATCCGCTTCGTCGTCACCGATGGCAAGGCAAGCACCCCGGTGACCTTTCGCGGCATCGTCCCCGACCTGTTCCGTGAAGGCAGCGGGGTGGTCGCCGAAGGCCGGCTGCAAGGCGGCACCTTCGTCGCCGACAACATCCTTGCCAAACATGACGAGCGCTACATGCCGCCCGAACTCGGCAACCTCGCGGCCGAGGAGCAGGCCGACAAGACTCTGGAACAGTGA